Proteins encoded together in one Desulfosporosinus meridiei DSM 13257 window:
- a CDS encoding sigma-54-dependent Fis family transcriptional regulator, which yields MKSLSLSLVMDQNVLVIPANQTLQTALEKASTHHLIIVTESQVIGVLTTEQAALISPSSQLLHNLQWIPPLIIDPEMDTIAFCQEHLHDLRPIIVRSTSGEILGIVTPTLLIESLFNSWKIINTFFDTLLDTVNEAIAVVTQDGVVSHWNSKAQAMYSIADQSIIGKPISNFFERTALATLSILDEGRPIRQAYHRPRPETHVQINASPVILAGEIIGAISAEQDITQVVRLNEELSNASSLLLDLKQKTDPAKDPFTRIIGKSHPIQRTISIARKVAGSEATILITGESGVGKELFAQAIHKDSPRATKPFIAVNCGAIPIALFESELFGYKGGAFTGAERKGKPGKMELAHGGTLFLDEIGELPIQLQVKLLRVLQDKCFYRVGGTEPITVDTRIIAATNRDLDKMIKSGDFREDLYYRLNVIALEIPPLRQRTEDIPDLLQSFLKEFTIKYKKPIPILDPEIMINFLKYDWPGNIRELRNVIERLAILAEGKMLNSQYLPPQLSSLNYDLPSPVTSLASQIIHRNLHHEDSGEMKRIVITLEKTNGNKTAAARLLGISRGTLYYKLKQYGLV from the coding sequence ATGAAATCTTTATCCCTTTCATTAGTAATGGATCAAAACGTGCTGGTCATTCCAGCCAACCAAACTCTGCAAACCGCTTTGGAGAAGGCAAGTACTCATCATTTAATTATAGTCACTGAAAGTCAGGTTATCGGTGTCCTCACTACTGAACAAGCCGCCTTAATCTCGCCTTCCAGTCAGTTATTACATAACCTTCAGTGGATCCCTCCACTAATAATCGACCCTGAGATGGATACAATCGCTTTTTGTCAGGAACATCTTCATGATTTGCGACCAATCATTGTCAGGAGTACCAGTGGAGAGATACTCGGGATTGTTACTCCAACTCTTTTAATTGAGAGTTTGTTTAACTCCTGGAAAATAATCAATACTTTTTTTGACACCCTGCTTGATACCGTTAACGAAGCAATCGCGGTTGTTACTCAAGACGGGGTTGTTAGTCATTGGAACTCGAAAGCTCAGGCGATGTATTCCATTGCTGATCAATCAATTATCGGAAAGCCTATTTCCAATTTCTTCGAACGTACTGCCTTAGCAACTCTATCAATTCTTGATGAAGGAAGACCCATTCGCCAAGCCTATCACAGACCACGCCCTGAAACCCATGTCCAAATTAATGCATCTCCTGTAATTCTGGCAGGTGAGATTATCGGAGCTATTTCCGCAGAACAAGACATAACTCAAGTCGTTCGTCTCAACGAAGAACTCTCAAATGCCAGCTCTTTATTGTTAGACCTTAAACAAAAGACTGACCCTGCCAAGGATCCCTTCACTAGAATAATCGGCAAAAGCCATCCGATCCAACGTACAATATCTATTGCTCGAAAAGTGGCCGGCAGTGAGGCGACAATTCTAATCACCGGCGAAAGCGGGGTTGGCAAAGAACTCTTTGCTCAAGCAATCCACAAGGATAGTCCCCGGGCTACTAAACCGTTTATTGCTGTAAACTGTGGAGCTATTCCCATTGCTCTCTTTGAAAGCGAACTGTTTGGCTATAAGGGCGGGGCCTTTACGGGGGCTGAACGCAAAGGCAAACCCGGTAAAATGGAATTGGCTCATGGAGGCACCCTTTTCTTAGATGAAATTGGAGAATTGCCAATCCAGCTTCAGGTTAAGTTATTAAGAGTCTTACAAGATAAGTGCTTCTATCGGGTGGGAGGTACTGAGCCAATAACTGTAGATACGCGAATTATCGCCGCAACAAACCGTGACTTAGATAAGATGATTAAGAGCGGAGATTTTCGCGAGGATTTGTACTATCGATTAAACGTAATTGCTCTGGAAATCCCTCCTTTACGCCAACGGACAGAGGATATTCCTGATTTATTACAATCCTTTCTTAAAGAATTCACAATCAAATATAAGAAACCCATCCCTATCCTTGATCCTGAGATAATGATTAATTTCTTAAAGTATGATTGGCCGGGAAACATCAGAGAACTTAGGAACGTTATAGAACGACTGGCTATTCTTGCCGAAGGAAAAATGCTTAATAGCCAGTATCTGCCTCCCCAGCTATCATCCTTAAATTATGATTTACCCTCTCCGGTTACTTCCTTAGCCTCTCAAATCATCCACCGTAATCTCCACCATGAGGATTCAGGAGAAATGAAACGCATTGTCATAACCTTAGAGAAAACTAACGGCAACAAGACAGCCGCCGCAAGACTTCTTGGCATCTCCCGGGGGACCCTCTACTACAAACTCAAACAGTATGGCCTAGTCTAA
- a CDS encoding IS1182 family transposase — MSKPGKKVHNQVVFKEYNQNQLSLPIDLECLIPPNHMVRVVNSALDQMNLEPLLAKYPGGGRSSYHPVMMTKLIVYAYADKTFSSRRIEKAARENIMYMWLCGGNSPDFKTINSFRGERMKDVLVEIFSEVVELLHKQGYIKLENYFLDGTKIEANANKYSWVWGKSTKRYKEKLREKCRELFEFVDLANQKENEEYGDRNLEELGEEKPIDSQAIEEAVKKIDERLTQNPKEKKFIKVKRVLLKDYLPRMKKYEKQEELLAERNSYSKTDTDATFMRMKEDAMKNGQLKPGYNVQIGTENQFVVGYSIHQSAGDTSCLKEHLEELKKNLGGKLPANIVADAGYGSEENYEYLAQENLGNYVKYNTFHKEATAKGKPDPTLVQNWLYDKQKDEYTCGFRRVLRFKYIKTQKSKRGYRSTIRVYQSDDCQDCPYLKRCIKQSNNPDFKKQIYINPKGNELKAEARANLTSEYGLKMRSLRPIEVESVFGDIKGNFGVRRFILKGLEKVKLEWGLHCIAHNMRKLAVVLG, encoded by the coding sequence TTGTCAAAACCGGGTAAGAAAGTACATAACCAAGTTGTTTTCAAAGAGTACAATCAGAATCAACTGAGCTTACCAATAGATTTGGAATGTCTTATTCCTCCCAATCATATGGTCAGAGTGGTAAACTCTGCTCTCGATCAAATGAATCTAGAACCTCTTTTAGCTAAATATCCTGGAGGTGGACGTTCGAGTTATCATCCCGTCATGATGACCAAACTGATCGTTTATGCCTATGCCGATAAAACGTTTTCTAGCCGCCGCATAGAAAAGGCAGCCCGCGAAAACATCATGTATATGTGGTTGTGCGGAGGAAATAGTCCGGATTTTAAAACCATCAACAGCTTCCGGGGCGAACGTATGAAAGATGTGTTGGTTGAGATTTTTAGTGAGGTTGTTGAACTTTTACATAAACAAGGCTATATCAAGCTGGAAAATTACTTCTTAGACGGGACAAAAATAGAAGCTAATGCTAATAAGTACAGCTGGGTCTGGGGAAAATCGACCAAGCGCTACAAAGAAAAGTTGCGGGAAAAGTGCCGAGAACTCTTTGAATTTGTGGATTTGGCCAATCAGAAAGAAAATGAAGAGTATGGGGACCGGAACCTAGAAGAACTAGGAGAAGAAAAACCGATTGACTCCCAGGCTATAGAAGAAGCGGTTAAAAAGATCGACGAACGATTAACCCAAAACCCAAAGGAAAAGAAATTTATTAAAGTTAAAAGAGTCTTGCTGAAAGATTACTTACCTCGTATGAAGAAATACGAAAAACAAGAGGAACTGCTGGCAGAGCGCAATAGTTACTCAAAAACGGATACAGACGCAACCTTCATGCGTATGAAAGAGGATGCCATGAAAAACGGGCAACTGAAGCCAGGTTACAATGTCCAAATAGGAACAGAAAATCAATTTGTCGTAGGATACTCCATCCATCAATCGGCGGGCGATACCAGTTGCCTGAAAGAACACCTGGAAGAGTTGAAGAAAAACCTAGGGGGTAAGCTTCCGGCCAACATCGTTGCCGATGCGGGGTATGGCAGTGAAGAGAATTACGAATATCTAGCTCAAGAGAACCTTGGGAACTATGTCAAATATAATACTTTTCATAAGGAAGCAACAGCCAAGGGGAAACCTGATCCGACCCTGGTTCAAAATTGGCTATATGATAAACAGAAGGATGAATACACGTGCGGGTTTAGGAGAGTTCTAAGATTCAAGTACATAAAAACTCAGAAAAGCAAGAGGGGTTACCGAAGTACCATTCGAGTCTATCAAAGTGATGATTGTCAAGATTGTCCATACCTCAAACGTTGTATCAAACAAAGTAATAATCCGGATTTCAAGAAGCAGATCTACATTAACCCTAAAGGCAATGAACTAAAAGCAGAGGCACGGGCTAATCTGACGAGCGAATACGGGCTAAAAATGCGCAGTTTAAGACCTATAGAGGTGGAAAGTGTCTTTGGAGATATCAAAGGCAATTTTGGTGTGCGACGATTTATCCTTAAAGGATTGGAAAAGGTCAAGCTGGAGTGGGGATTACATTGTATTGCCCATAACATGAGAAAACTGGCTGTCGTCTTGGGATAG
- a CDS encoding DNA topoisomerase III, with amino-acid sequence MGKTLVLTEKPSVGREIARILNCNQKGNGCFIGPKYVVAWALGHLVTLADPESYDEKYKSWKIEDLPMLPPKMELVVMKETSKQFGVVKNLMKSPEIADLIIATDAGREGELVARWIIKKAGWRKPIKRLWISSLTERAIKEGFNHLKPGKEYESLYAAAECRAEADWLVGLNVTRALTCKYNAQLSAGRVQTPTLAMVVERENEIKKFVTKDYWTINAMAKGFTLQWQDHQGQTRIFDKNKADQLLAKISGKAGEVVEVKKEAKKEFPPLAYDLTELQRDANRKYGFSAKTTSSVMQQLYENHKIVTYPRTDSRYISEDIVATIPERLKSVALGPYVDLARSILRNKPIITKRFVDGSKVSDHHAIIPTEQPPTLARLSSEELKIYDLIVKRFLAVLSPAFEYEQTLIKVVINGEGFTAKGKIVKLKGWQKVYEGQSRLGNESDNSDDEDEQNLPEIAKGDTFQNLVVKLKPGKTKPPARHTEATLLSAMEHPGKLIEDQKLREAMDQSHGLGTPATRAEIIEKLFNSFYMSRQGKEIVPTSKGIQLIGLVPAELKSPVLTARWEQQLTEISKGKVQSQSFLTGIRGYTTQLVSTVIGSSQTFKHDNLTRNKCPECGKYLLQVKGKKGEMLVCQDRECGYRKGISQVSNARCPECHKKMEIKGEGDNKLFSCVCGYREKLSSFTKRREAEKGNLNKKDVSKYLQNQQDSGLINTALADALAKLKK; translated from the coding sequence ATGGGAAAGACCTTAGTATTAACTGAGAAACCCTCCGTTGGTCGTGAAATTGCTAGAATTCTTAATTGTAACCAAAAAGGTAACGGATGCTTCATCGGCCCAAAGTATGTGGTAGCTTGGGCACTGGGGCATTTAGTGACTCTAGCAGATCCCGAATCCTATGACGAAAAATACAAATCATGGAAGATAGAAGACTTGCCTATGCTTCCGCCTAAAATGGAATTAGTGGTCATGAAAGAGACCTCCAAGCAATTTGGGGTGGTCAAGAACCTGATGAAGAGTCCGGAGATTGCAGATTTGATCATTGCCACAGATGCAGGGCGAGAAGGGGAATTGGTAGCACGCTGGATTATCAAAAAAGCCGGCTGGAGAAAGCCAATCAAGCGTCTATGGATTTCCTCTCTAACCGAACGTGCTATCAAGGAAGGCTTTAATCATTTAAAACCCGGAAAAGAATATGAGTCTTTATATGCTGCGGCGGAATGCCGTGCAGAAGCTGATTGGTTAGTGGGCTTGAATGTCACCAGAGCGTTAACTTGTAAGTATAACGCCCAACTTTCGGCAGGAAGAGTGCAAACTCCTACCTTAGCAATGGTCGTCGAGCGAGAAAATGAAATAAAAAAGTTTGTTACTAAAGATTATTGGACTATTAACGCTATGGCAAAGGGATTTACACTTCAATGGCAGGACCATCAAGGCCAAACTCGTATTTTTGATAAGAATAAAGCCGACCAACTATTAGCTAAAATCTCTGGCAAAGCAGGAGAGGTAGTCGAGGTAAAGAAGGAAGCAAAGAAAGAATTCCCTCCTTTGGCCTATGATCTGACGGAGTTGCAACGAGATGCCAATCGCAAATATGGATTTTCGGCTAAAACCACATCCTCAGTGATGCAGCAATTGTATGAGAATCATAAAATAGTTACCTATCCCCGAACTGATTCGCGTTATATCAGTGAAGATATCGTGGCCACTATACCTGAGCGCTTAAAAAGTGTTGCCCTGGGGCCTTATGTTGATTTGGCCCGAAGTATTTTACGCAATAAGCCTATTATTACCAAACGGTTTGTGGATGGTTCAAAAGTTTCTGATCACCATGCTATTATTCCCACCGAACAGCCACCAACTTTAGCCAGGCTCAGTTCTGAGGAACTGAAGATTTATGATCTAATTGTTAAACGGTTTTTAGCCGTCCTTTCTCCGGCCTTTGAATATGAACAGACACTTATAAAAGTTGTTATTAATGGAGAAGGATTTACTGCCAAAGGGAAAATTGTGAAGCTCAAAGGCTGGCAGAAGGTTTATGAGGGGCAGAGTCGTCTTGGGAATGAGTCTGACAACTCAGATGATGAAGATGAGCAAAACCTGCCGGAAATCGCCAAAGGGGATACGTTTCAGAATTTGGTCGTCAAATTGAAACCCGGCAAAACTAAGCCTCCAGCCAGACATACTGAGGCCACCTTGCTTTCAGCTATGGAGCATCCGGGGAAATTGATTGAGGATCAAAAATTGAGGGAAGCAATGGATCAAAGTCATGGCCTGGGAACTCCTGCGACTCGGGCTGAGATTATCGAAAAATTGTTTAATTCCTTTTACATGTCCCGGCAAGGTAAAGAGATAGTACCAACCTCAAAAGGAATTCAGCTGATAGGTTTAGTTCCTGCCGAACTGAAGTCTCCGGTGCTAACTGCTAGATGGGAACAACAATTAACAGAAATAAGTAAAGGGAAAGTCCAAAGTCAGTCCTTTCTGACAGGAATTCGAGGATATACAACTCAACTTGTATCTACAGTCATCGGCAGTTCCCAGACCTTTAAGCATGATAATCTAACGAGAAACAAGTGTCCGGAGTGCGGCAAGTATCTTTTGCAAGTCAAAGGAAAAAAAGGTGAGATGCTGGTCTGCCAAGATCGAGAATGCGGCTATAGGAAAGGAATCTCACAGGTTTCCAATGCCCGGTGTCCGGAATGTCATAAAAAGATGGAGATAAAAGGAGAAGGAGATAATAAGCTGTTCTCCTGTGTTTGTGGGTATCGCGAAAAGCTTTCCTCCTTTACGAAACGCAGAGAAGCTGAGAAAGGGAATCTCAATAAAAAGGATGTCAGTAAATACCTGCAAAATCAGCAGGATAGTGGATTGATAAATACGGCGCTGGCAGATGCCTTGGCTAAGCTGAAAAAATAG
- a CDS encoding DMT family transporter, with the protein MILPKKEHLRHYLTNKYWVVIIALFCAVLWGSAFPVLKVSYLELKIAPDDRSAIIVFAGIRFFLAGILIFLITMLGLGQTPKVRKTILPQLFLLGLLQISLQYFFFYNGLAHTTGMKAAILSSLSTFFVVVLAHFVYKDDRLDIRKVAGLAAGFLGIILINSGQNFTFVFSWQGEGFMILSGGVSALGTILAKRISQEVHPFVLTGWQMILGSSLLIVVGLPGLQPQAIVFSNKAILLLGYSAFLSAAAFSLWYAILKYNKAGEISVYKFMTPVSGTILSALLIPGEHLAVNMFLALALVALGIIIVNYQRKVPEENLLR; encoded by the coding sequence TTGATTTTACCAAAAAAAGAACATCTGAGACACTACTTAACCAACAAATATTGGGTTGTTATTATAGCCCTCTTCTGCGCTGTTCTTTGGGGTAGCGCTTTTCCAGTCTTAAAAGTAAGTTATTTGGAGCTTAAGATAGCGCCCGATGATCGTTCGGCGATTATCGTCTTCGCCGGGATACGATTCTTTTTAGCGGGTATTCTGATTTTCCTTATAACTATGCTAGGACTAGGGCAAACACCGAAAGTAAGGAAAACAATCCTTCCCCAGCTTTTTTTGTTAGGCTTACTTCAAATTAGCTTGCAATACTTCTTTTTCTATAATGGGTTAGCTCATACCACCGGCATGAAAGCTGCAATCTTATCGTCTTTAAGCACTTTTTTTGTAGTAGTCTTAGCCCACTTTGTTTACAAAGATGACCGCTTAGATATTCGTAAAGTAGCTGGCCTAGCAGCGGGATTTCTGGGGATTATCTTAATTAATTCAGGCCAAAACTTCACTTTCGTATTTTCCTGGCAGGGTGAAGGTTTTATGATCTTGTCCGGCGGAGTGAGTGCTTTAGGTACGATCTTAGCAAAAAGAATTTCGCAAGAGGTTCACCCTTTTGTTCTGACTGGGTGGCAAATGATTTTGGGTTCATCGCTTCTAATAGTTGTGGGACTGCCGGGCTTGCAACCTCAGGCGATTGTTTTTTCCAATAAAGCCATTTTACTTCTTGGTTACTCAGCCTTTCTTTCTGCAGCAGCCTTTTCTTTATGGTATGCTATATTAAAATATAATAAAGCAGGAGAAATAAGTGTCTATAAGTTTATGACACCCGTCTCAGGAACAATTCTATCAGCCTTATTAATTCCGGGGGAACATCTGGCAGTTAATATGTTTCTGGCTTTAGCCCTAGTTGCCCTGGGAATAATCATTGTCAATTATCAAAGAAAAGTCCCAGAGGAGAATCTCTTACGTTAA
- a CDS encoding YbaK/EbsC family protein gives MSVDSVAVFLAQNKKDIEILKFKDTSTVAKAADALGVTPGEIAKSLLFKVKDDFVMVLMAGDKRLDNKKFKEIFHSKAKMPEAEEVSEATGHPVGGVCPFGLKNPIPVYLDYSLQAYSFVFPAAGASNTAIKLTVDELEELTDGQWVDVIQA, from the coding sequence ATGTCCGTGGACTCGGTGGCGGTCTTTTTGGCCCAAAATAAAAAAGATATCGAGATATTAAAATTTAAGGATACAAGTACGGTAGCAAAAGCAGCAGATGCCTTAGGGGTAACACCAGGTGAGATAGCTAAGTCCTTACTCTTCAAAGTTAAAGACGATTTTGTGATGGTTTTAATGGCCGGAGATAAACGCTTGGATAACAAAAAGTTCAAAGAGATATTTCACTCTAAGGCAAAGATGCCCGAGGCAGAGGAAGTTTCTGAGGCTACCGGGCACCCGGTTGGAGGAGTATGTCCATTTGGCTTAAAGAATCCGATCCCGGTTTATTTGGATTACTCTCTGCAAGCTTATAGCTTTGTTTTTCCCGCTGCCGGAGCCTCAAACACTGCCATTAAGCTGACAGTAGATGAATTGGAAGAACTAACCGATGGTCAATGGGTTGATGTGATTCAAGCTTGA
- a CDS encoding aspartate kinase, which produces MLTVEKIGGTSMLQFKNVLKDIIGYPSSDGFRYGRVFVVSAYAGVTNMLLEDKKTKAPGIYQRFIKGEDYESAMDDLLSMALNINETFVELGLNPKVCRDFLVERIEQTKAYLNSMEDIIASGYVGRESIFSAARELLASIGEAHSAFNTVNILRNNGILAEFMDLTGFRDSKQLSISDRIEKSFKNVNPHEAIIVATGYTKGIEGIMREYERGYSEITFSKIATHLHADEAIIHKEYHLSSADPKIVGVDKAIPVGRTNYDVADQLADIGMEAIHPNASKPLEMAEINLRIKNTFEPNHPGTVISNDYIGPEAKIEIIAGSDRIMILEIHDTSMVGEPGFDLGIMEKFKKYDISYIMKTTNANSISLAIWQADLAELLVTELIAEYRTVTVQEAAIVCVIGSNIAMPRILARAANALAKNNINIKCVSQSLRQVNMQFVIDRAMYAKAIICLNEDLCWGNHI; this is translated from the coding sequence ATGCTAACAGTGGAAAAAATCGGCGGAACATCTATGCTGCAATTTAAAAATGTCTTAAAAGATATCATCGGATACCCAAGTTCAGATGGTTTTCGTTATGGAAGAGTGTTCGTTGTTTCTGCATATGCAGGGGTGACCAACATGTTGCTTGAAGATAAAAAGACCAAGGCACCGGGTATTTATCAGCGCTTTATCAAAGGTGAAGATTATGAATCAGCCATGGATGACTTGTTAAGTATGGCTCTAAATATCAATGAAACCTTTGTCGAACTAGGTTTAAATCCAAAAGTATGTCGAGATTTCTTAGTAGAACGTATTGAACAAACGAAAGCTTACCTTAACAGTATGGAGGATATTATCGCATCAGGTTATGTAGGCAGAGAAAGTATCTTTTCTGCCGCAAGAGAATTACTGGCATCTATAGGAGAAGCTCACTCAGCTTTTAATACCGTAAATATTCTTCGCAATAATGGTATTTTAGCAGAGTTTATGGATCTCACGGGTTTTCGCGATTCTAAACAACTTTCAATTAGTGATCGGATCGAGAAATCGTTCAAAAATGTAAATCCGCATGAAGCAATTATTGTGGCAACCGGTTATACAAAAGGAATCGAAGGGATAATGCGAGAATACGAGAGAGGTTACTCAGAAATAACCTTCTCAAAAATTGCCACTCATCTTCATGCTGATGAAGCAATAATCCATAAAGAATATCACCTATCTTCAGCTGATCCGAAAATTGTAGGTGTTGATAAGGCAATTCCTGTCGGTAGAACAAATTACGATGTGGCAGATCAGCTTGCCGACATAGGAATGGAAGCCATTCACCCCAACGCTTCTAAACCACTAGAAATGGCAGAAATAAACCTGCGCATCAAGAATACTTTTGAACCGAATCATCCGGGAACGGTTATTTCGAATGATTATATTGGGCCTGAGGCCAAAATTGAAATCATTGCCGGTTCAGATCGAATTATGATCTTGGAAATTCACGATACATCTATGGTTGGCGAACCTGGATTTGACCTGGGAATCATGGAGAAGTTCAAGAAATATGATATTAGCTATATTATGAAGACGACGAATGCTAATAGTATTTCCTTGGCAATTTGGCAAGCGGATCTCGCTGAATTATTGGTAACTGAATTAATAGCTGAGTACCGAACCGTAACTGTCCAGGAGGCTGCAATTGTTTGCGTTATAGGCTCAAATATTGCAATGCCTCGGATTCTAGCCAGAGCAGCTAATGCCTTGGCGAAAAATAATATCAACATAAAATGTGTCTCCCAATCTCTTCGCCAGGTGAACATGCAATTTGTTATTGATCGTGCCATGTATGCAAAGGCAATTATCTGTTTAAATGAAGATCTGTGTTGGGGAAACCACATTTAA
- a CDS encoding phosphatase, whose amino-acid sequence MEMLVDLHTHTLASGHAYSTVTENALAASRRGLRLMGMTDHGPSMPGAPHLFHFENLTIIPDQLFGVKIMPGVEANIINPEGELDMPLKYLETLSLILVGLHPICYPGGTCEENTQAYIKAMLNPYTDIMVHPGRPDFEMDLEKIAYASALLNVPLEVNNSSLSTIQEKAAARKNCKSIARYMAKYRSPVILGSDAHYCDRVGEFSEAIELVQEAGIAGQDILNTSLERVLDYLAARRIRRKDIKPSMLMHRLSIA is encoded by the coding sequence ATGGAAATGTTAGTGGATTTGCATACTCATACCCTTGCAAGCGGACATGCGTATAGTACGGTAACAGAAAATGCGCTGGCAGCCTCACGTCGAGGACTTAGACTGATGGGAATGACAGACCATGGTCCAAGTATGCCGGGTGCACCTCACCTTTTCCATTTTGAAAACTTAACAATTATCCCTGATCAGTTATTTGGTGTAAAAATCATGCCGGGTGTTGAAGCAAATATCATCAATCCTGAAGGGGAATTAGATATGCCCTTAAAATATTTAGAGACGTTGAGCCTTATCCTTGTTGGGCTGCACCCTATCTGTTATCCAGGTGGAACATGTGAAGAAAACACTCAAGCTTATATCAAAGCAATGTTAAATCCATATACAGATATAATGGTTCATCCCGGGCGACCAGATTTTGAAATGGATCTTGAAAAAATTGCCTATGCTTCTGCCTTACTAAATGTCCCGCTGGAGGTTAATAATAGCTCACTATCAACAATACAAGAAAAAGCTGCAGCTCGAAAAAACTGTAAATCGATTGCTCGCTATATGGCAAAGTATAGAAGTCCGGTAATTTTGGGAAGTGATGCTCACTACTGTGATCGAGTTGGTGAGTTTAGTGAAGCCATAGAGTTGGTTCAAGAGGCTGGAATAGCGGGACAAGATATTCTCAACACTTCCCTAGAGCGAGTCCTGGATTATCTGGCTGCACGTCGCATACGACGTAAAGATATAAAACCTTCTATGCTTATGCATAGGTTATCTATTGCTTAA
- a CDS encoding amidohydrolase gives MDSILLKNCLTIDLKTGNKELKDILIEEGIIRRISTTIETPSCQCKTIEIGERFVLPGLIDCHTHLGIIEEATGKIGVDNNETSDSVTPHLRGLDAINPQDIAFVDALRAGVTTVMTGPGSNNAVGGLNLVIKTQGSIIDQMIVRSPAGLKISLGENPLSTYGAHGKCPVTRMGITGLIRDLFMRAQDYLELKQAGQIKSRDIRLEAVIPVLTGHISLRAHAHRADDIVTAVRIAEEFKIKKLVIEHGTEAHLVADYLVERNIPVAFGPMLTPRIKMELKSRNYNSVLKLTEAGVKVSLISDHPYNSIDQLRTVAILAISEGLSHVDAIKCLTVHPAEVLDCNNRLGQLKEGSDADLAIFSENPFNSMSKVIMTIINGKIAYQKD, from the coding sequence ATGGATAGCATTCTGTTAAAAAATTGTTTGACAATTGACCTGAAAACAGGCAATAAAGAACTTAAGGATATTCTGATAGAAGAGGGAATCATTCGCAGAATTTCTACAACTATCGAAACGCCCTCTTGTCAATGCAAAACAATCGAAATCGGAGAACGTTTTGTCCTTCCCGGATTAATCGACTGCCATACCCATTTGGGCATCATAGAAGAGGCCACCGGTAAAATAGGAGTCGATAACAATGAAACTTCCGACTCCGTCACACCTCATTTACGAGGGTTAGATGCTATCAACCCACAGGATATTGCGTTTGTCGATGCTCTACGAGCTGGAGTGACCACGGTTATGACCGGACCTGGAAGTAATAATGCTGTGGGCGGATTAAACTTAGTGATTAAGACCCAGGGAAGCATCATTGACCAAATGATTGTCCGAAGTCCCGCAGGCTTAAAAATCTCACTTGGTGAAAACCCCCTGAGTACCTATGGAGCCCATGGAAAATGCCCGGTTACGAGAATGGGTATAACCGGACTGATCCGAGATCTTTTCATGAGAGCTCAAGACTATCTCGAATTAAAGCAAGCCGGCCAGATCAAATCCCGGGATATCCGCTTAGAAGCAGTAATCCCCGTTTTAACCGGTCATATTTCATTACGGGCCCATGCTCACAGAGCTGACGATATCGTGACTGCTGTCAGGATTGCTGAAGAATTTAAAATAAAGAAGCTGGTAATCGAGCATGGCACAGAAGCCCATTTAGTTGCGGATTACTTAGTTGAGAGGAATATCCCCGTAGCATTTGGGCCTATGCTTACCCCTCGAATTAAAATGGAGTTAAAAAGTCGAAATTATAATTCGGTCTTAAAGCTTACTGAAGCAGGAGTAAAAGTTTCCTTAATTTCTGATCATCCCTACAATTCTATTGATCAGCTTAGAACCGTTGCTATTTTAGCTATCTCCGAAGGGCTATCTCATGTTGATGCGATAAAATGCCTAACTGTCCACCCAGCAGAAGTATTGGATTGTAACAATCGATTGGGACAACTTAAAGAAGGGTCTGACGCAGATCTTGCCATATTCTCTGAGAACCCCTTTAACTCAATGTCCAAGGTAATAATGACGATCATCAATGGTAAAATTGCCTATCAAAAGGATTAA